The genomic interval TCGGACACAATTTCCCGGTTTTCCACCAGTATCCTGACCGGTTGCCACTTTTGCCCGAGTTTGCTCCGGAAGACGGCCAGGAAGAGCCCTCCGCCACGAAAGACGAGTCAGAGGCCGGAAGCTGACGGCGGTCGCGGTGGACGGGGGAATTTGTGCTTGGGCTGTTCGCGCCACGTTGGCGTTTCGCACTGCTGCAACCCTGACTGTCGGATGAACTCGAATCAGTATTTGGGCATGCAGGGCTCGAAGCGATATCGTTCTACGCTGTGACACTGCAGTGTTCCATCCGATCCCACTCCCCAATCGGTTCGCGGAGCGACCGGGATGTGGCGGCGGACGACGGGCTGGTACATGATCTGTTGCGATTGCCCCATGTCGTCCGAAAACGAATGAATCGCGACGCCGCCAATCGGTTCCCATCCAGACTTCATCAATTGATTGATCTGACACTCCAACTCGTAGCAAACGTTGGGGTTCTTGTTGCTATTGACCTGGACCAGCATGTAGTTCATGAGGAAAATTCCTGCGATCGAGAGAGGCTTGGGGATTCTGTTTCTGCGGATGTGGCGGCGTCAGACCGCCTTGGGCGACGGCGTGCCGTCACTATTCAACCAGTCGCGGGCCCGTAAAAACCATGTCTGTGTAGGCTGAGTTCGCGGACTGCTGCACCGTCATCGTACTGCTGGCATAGGGGGCTGGTTGGACCTTCAGCAGGGTGAGCACGCCCAGTCGCTCCACCTTTGTGACGACGCATCCTCCCCATCCCACGATCTTATATGTCTGCGGCAAATTCAAAAGTTGATTCAACGTATTGGTGATGGTTCCTGACAACGTGTCGTAAAGGAGGATCACCTGCGGTTCTCCGATGGTCGCCTCGATCCCTGACAAGACGGCGTCGGGAATGGACTTTTCTCCCTGCATGTTAAAGGGGAGCGTCATGCGTGCGCCTGAAAGCGGCGACGTATCGAGTCCGTTCGAGATCTGTGACAGCAACTGCGCGTTAGATTGGCTGGAACTCGTTCGCACAGTGACAACTGTCGCGGCGGCGTTCTGAGCATTCGACAGTCCGAGCAGCGACAGCAAAGGAAGTTGCAGGGCTCCAAGCGGTTGTGTGATCATCGAGACTTCCCAAATTCCGTCAGAGCCGGTGGAGATGGCTTGCGTCTTCGGATCCCAACGTTGTTCGTCAATCAGGATGACGGGTGCCCCGTTTTGCTGCAGCAATTGGCCGGCGAGTGGAATTCCGTTGTACGCTCCATTGCCAAGTCGCAGTGCCCGCCAGATGGTGACATCCATGGCGATGGGCAGAATTTTTGCCCCCCTTGTCGCCGTATAGGCTGGGGCGACTCGTGCGGAACTGCTCTTGCTGGACTTGACCGACTTCATGCCCAAGGCCGGAGCAAACACCAGCGGGATCAGGCTGTTTCCCGCGGCATCACTTCGCAATGTCACCCGTGCCGTGTTCGGTCGCGTATCGACCGTCGAGGCCAGGATCAGGCTCGAGAGCAAGGCGTCGACTCCCGGGATCGGGAGCAAGGGAAGCGGCTTGGACGGCTGGGGCTCATAGTAAACTTGAACATCACTGTCGGTGGTCTGAAGTGACGTCGCCTGCAGGCAACGATTCTTCGACGCGACGTCTCGCGCCGCTGCAATCGCCGCAGCGACGTTCGACGTGGGGGTTTGTGGCTGGATCACCTGGATATCAGTTCCCAAGACCGATGCAGATGTGCTGAGGTTCAAGCCGATTGTCAGCGAGACGATCGAAGGGACATTCACGCCAACCGCCAGCGGAGACTTGAGTGGGAATGGGGGCTTTGCGTCGGGAATCAACTCATAGGCCGCCGCGAGCGCCGCGGCATCGGCGGCGTTCTGGAGCTGGTTCGCGGCGAGTGCGATCAGGCCAAGGTCAAT from Schlesneria paludicola DSM 18645 carries:
- a CDS encoding pilus assembly protein TadG-related protein; translation: MRRWVFVNKPNTSRRAAILVLAAIMMIVVIAFAALAIDLGLIALAANQLQNAADAAALAAAYELIPDAKPPFPLKSPLAVGVNVPSIVSLTIGLNLSTSASVLGTDIQVIQPQTPTSNVAAAIAAARDVASKNRCLQATSLQTTDSDVQVYYEPQPSKPLPLLPIPGVDALLSSLILASTVDTRPNTARVTLRSDAAGNSLIPLVFAPALGMKSVKSSKSSSARVAPAYTATRGAKILPIAMDVTIWRALRLGNGAYNGIPLAGQLLQQNGAPVILIDEQRWDPKTQAISTGSDGIWEVSMITQPLGALQLPLLSLLGLSNAQNAAATVVTVRTSSSQSNAQLLSQISNGLDTSPLSGARMTLPFNMQGEKSIPDAVLSGIEATIGEPQVILLYDTLSGTITNTLNQLLNLPQTYKIVGWGGCVVTKVERLGVLTLLKVQPAPYASSTMTVQQSANSAYTDMVFTGPRLVE